The proteins below are encoded in one region of Anguilla anguilla isolate fAngAng1 chromosome 3, fAngAng1.pri, whole genome shotgun sequence:
- the LOC118223676 gene encoding kalirin-like isoform X3, giving the protein MVHLKGPLKEPIHMPKTPAKQRNNNKRDTGDDADSQGDGSSQPDTISIASRTSQNTVDSDKLSGGCELTVVLQDFSAGCSSELSIQTGQTVELLERPSDRPGWCLVRTTDRSPPQEGLVPSSALCISHSRSSVEMDCFFPAGKENYSVSGPEVKSESVTNLQSQASVSSVQTSSPGPKRSGNTLKKWLTSPVRRLSHGKADSSVKKIPTKHKKRDGRKSVDLGPPRFSDSDIPPQDESADEQRSRKEGTLSKSSSGMQSGGEEEPEDESHPPLPPPMEIIKDPSSQEEKTLEPRSYGNFSPVNPADPRDPEQEQKAKALRGRMFVLNELIQTEKDYVKDLGVVVEGFMKRIEVKGVPEDMKGKDKIVFGNIHQISDWHREFFLGELEKCLEDHDRLAELFIKHERRLHMYVVYCQNKPRSEYIVAEYDAYFEEVQQEINSRLTISDYLIKPIQRITKYQLLLKDFLKYSSKAGMDCQDIEKAVDLMFLVPKRCNDMMNLGRLQGYEGKLTSQGKLLQQDTFFVTEQDSGVLSRSKERRVFLFEQIVIFSELLRKGSATPGYQFKKSIKVSYLSMDSNVDNDPCKFVLYCRGSSSERFTLQAANQDIKQVWVHHINEVLEAQSNFLSALQSPIEYQKKETSLTRNPSTSGRPSQSNSRPQSSSSMGAEKPPISGRASTPLKLSTSNGSPCYDPHKHGERYESFGHDTAGCNGMSSSMLVTQDYIALKENEICVTQGEKVQILASNQQNMFLVFRPAHSHSPAAEGWVPGHVLGPLTKPLIDSAEANVK; this is encoded by the exons cTCTCAGGAGGTTGCGAGCTGACGGTGGTGCTCCAGGACTTCAGCGCCGGCTGCAGCAGCGAGCTCAGCATCCAGACGGGCCAGACGGTGGAGCTCCTGGAGCGGCCCAGCGACCGCCCCGGCTGGTGCCTGGTGCGGACCACCGACCGCAGCCCCCCGCAGGAGGGCCTGGTGCCCAGCAGTGCGCTCTGCATCTCCCACTCCCGCAGCAGTGTGGAGATGGACTGCTTCTTCCCTGCCGGAAAAG aaaATTATTCGGTGAGTGGCCCAGAGGTGAAGAGCGAGTCTGTGACCAACCTGCAGTCCCAGGCCTCGGTGAGCTCCGTGCAGACCAGCTCCCCGGGCCCCAAGCGCTCCGGCAACACGCTGAAGAAGTGGCTGACCAGCCCGGTGCGCCGGCTCAGCCACGGCAAGGCCGACAGCAGCGTGAAGAAGATCCCCACCAAGCATAAAAAAAGGGATGGCCGCAAGAGTGTCGACCTGGGACCGCCCCGATTCAGCGACAGCGACATTCCACCGCAGGACGAGAGTGCAGATGAG cagaggAGCAGGAAAGAGGGCACTCTGTCCAAGTCGTCCTCTGGTATGcagagcggaggagaggaggagccaGAGGACGAGTCGCAcccgcccctcccgcccccgATGGAGATCATCAAAGACCCCTCGTCCCAGGAGGAGAAG ACGCTGGAGCCCAGATCTTATGGAAATTTCAGCCCAGTAAACCCAGCAGACCCCAGGGACCCTGAGCAGGAGCAGAAGGCCAAGGCACTGCGTGGCCGCAT GTTTGTGCTCAATGAGCTGATTCAGACAGAGAAGGACTACGTAAAGGACTTGGGTGTTGTGGTGGAG GGGTTTATGAAGAGAATAGAAGTGAAAGGTGTCCCTGAAGATATGAAGGGAAAAGATAAGATTGTTTTCGGGAACATCCATCAAATCTCCGACTGGCACAGAGA gtttttccTGGGAGAACTGGAGAAATGTCTGGAAGACCACGATCGGCTTGCAGAGCTATTCATAAAACAT GAGAGAAGATTGCACATGTACGTGGTTTACTGCCAGAACAAACCCAGGTCGGAGTACATTGTCGCTGAATATGATGCATACTTTGag GAGGTCCAGCAGGAAATAAATTCCAGACTGACTATTAGTGACTATCTCATAAAGCCCATACAGAGGATAACTAAGTATCAGCTGCTTCTCAAG GACTTCTTGAAGTACAGTTCAAAGGCAGGCATGGACTGTCAGGACATTGAG aaaGCTGTCGATTTAATGTTCTTGGTCCCAAAACGCTGCAACGACATGATGAACCTTGGCCGACTGCAAGGCTACGAG GGGAAGCTGACCAGTCAGGGAAAACTGTTGCAGCAGGACACCTTCTTTGTGACCGAGCAGGACTCGGGTGTCCTCTCCCGGAGCAAGGAACGCCGAGTCTTTCTGTTCGAGCAGATCGTCATCTTCAGTGAACTGCTCCGTAAGGGCTCAGCCACGCCAGGCTACCAGTTCAAGAAGAGTATCAAG GTGAGTTACTTGAGCATGGACTCGAACGTGGATAACGACCCCTGTAAGTTTGTCCTGTACTGCCGTGGGTCGTCGTCAGAACGATTCACCCTTCAGGCTGCCAATCAGGACATCAAGCAGGTCTGGGTCCACCACATCAATGAGGTGCTGGAAGCCCAGAGCAACTTCCTCTCAG CCCTTCAGTCACCAATCGAATATCAGAAGAAGGAGACTTCTCTGACCCGAAACCCATCCACCAGTGGGCGACCCTCCCAGTCCAACAGCAGACCCCAGTCCTCTTCCTCCATGGGGGCGGAGAAGCCCCCAATCTCTGGCCGCGCCTCCACGCCTCTCAAGCTATCTACCTCAAACGGCAGCCCCTGCTACGATCCCCACAAGCACGGCGAGCGTTACGAGTCTTTTGGG CACGACACAGCTGGATGTAATGGGATGTCCTCTAGCATGCTTGTGACCCAGGACTATATCGCACTGAAGGAGAACGAGATCTGCGTCACCCAGGGAGAGAAGGTTCAGATCCTGGCCTCCAACCAGCAGAACATGTTCCTGGTATTCCGGCCAGCTCACAGCCATTCCCCTGCAGCAGAGGGCTGGGTCCCAGGCCACGTCCTGGGCCCGCTCACTAAGCCACTCATCGACAGTGCTGAGGCAAATGTGAAGTAA
- the LOC118223676 gene encoding kalirin-like isoform X4 — protein sequence MPKWMNFKLSKESSRLSGGCELTVVLQDFSAGCSSELSIQTGQTVELLERPSDRPGWCLVRTTDRSPPQEGLVPSSALCISHSRSSVEMDCFFPAGKENYSVSGPEVKSESVTNLQSQASVSSVQTSSPGPKRSGNTLKKWLTSPVRRLSHGKADSSVKKIPTKHKKRDGRKSVDLGPPRFSDSDIPPQDESADEQRSRKEGTLSKSSSGMQSGGEEEPEDESHPPLPPPMEIIKDPSSQEEKTLEPRSYGNFSPVNPADPRDPEQEQKAKALRGRMFVLNELIQTEKDYVKDLGVVVEGFMKRIEVKGVPEDMKGKDKIVFGNIHQISDWHREFFLGELEKCLEDHDRLAELFIKHERRLHMYVVYCQNKPRSEYIVAEYDAYFEEVQQEINSRLTISDYLIKPIQRITKYQLLLKDFLKYSSKAGMDCQDIEKAVDLMFLVPKRCNDMMNLGRLQGYEGKLTSQGKLLQQDTFFVTEQDSGVLSRSKERRVFLFEQIVIFSELLRKGSATPGYQFKKSIKVSYLSMDSNVDNDPCKFVLYCRGSSSERFTLQAANQDIKQVWVHHINEVLEAQSNFLSALQSPIEYQKKETSLTRNPSTSGRPSQSNSRPQSSSSMGAEKPPISGRASTPLKLSTSNGSPCYDPHKHGERYESFGHDTAGCNGMSSSMLVTQDYIALKENEICVTQGEKVQILASNQQNMFLVFRPAHSHSPAAEGWVPGHVLGPLTKPLIDSAEANVK from the exons cTCTCAGGAGGTTGCGAGCTGACGGTGGTGCTCCAGGACTTCAGCGCCGGCTGCAGCAGCGAGCTCAGCATCCAGACGGGCCAGACGGTGGAGCTCCTGGAGCGGCCCAGCGACCGCCCCGGCTGGTGCCTGGTGCGGACCACCGACCGCAGCCCCCCGCAGGAGGGCCTGGTGCCCAGCAGTGCGCTCTGCATCTCCCACTCCCGCAGCAGTGTGGAGATGGACTGCTTCTTCCCTGCCGGAAAAG aaaATTATTCGGTGAGTGGCCCAGAGGTGAAGAGCGAGTCTGTGACCAACCTGCAGTCCCAGGCCTCGGTGAGCTCCGTGCAGACCAGCTCCCCGGGCCCCAAGCGCTCCGGCAACACGCTGAAGAAGTGGCTGACCAGCCCGGTGCGCCGGCTCAGCCACGGCAAGGCCGACAGCAGCGTGAAGAAGATCCCCACCAAGCATAAAAAAAGGGATGGCCGCAAGAGTGTCGACCTGGGACCGCCCCGATTCAGCGACAGCGACATTCCACCGCAGGACGAGAGTGCAGATGAG cagaggAGCAGGAAAGAGGGCACTCTGTCCAAGTCGTCCTCTGGTATGcagagcggaggagaggaggagccaGAGGACGAGTCGCAcccgcccctcccgcccccgATGGAGATCATCAAAGACCCCTCGTCCCAGGAGGAGAAG ACGCTGGAGCCCAGATCTTATGGAAATTTCAGCCCAGTAAACCCAGCAGACCCCAGGGACCCTGAGCAGGAGCAGAAGGCCAAGGCACTGCGTGGCCGCAT GTTTGTGCTCAATGAGCTGATTCAGACAGAGAAGGACTACGTAAAGGACTTGGGTGTTGTGGTGGAG GGGTTTATGAAGAGAATAGAAGTGAAAGGTGTCCCTGAAGATATGAAGGGAAAAGATAAGATTGTTTTCGGGAACATCCATCAAATCTCCGACTGGCACAGAGA gtttttccTGGGAGAACTGGAGAAATGTCTGGAAGACCACGATCGGCTTGCAGAGCTATTCATAAAACAT GAGAGAAGATTGCACATGTACGTGGTTTACTGCCAGAACAAACCCAGGTCGGAGTACATTGTCGCTGAATATGATGCATACTTTGag GAGGTCCAGCAGGAAATAAATTCCAGACTGACTATTAGTGACTATCTCATAAAGCCCATACAGAGGATAACTAAGTATCAGCTGCTTCTCAAG GACTTCTTGAAGTACAGTTCAAAGGCAGGCATGGACTGTCAGGACATTGAG aaaGCTGTCGATTTAATGTTCTTGGTCCCAAAACGCTGCAACGACATGATGAACCTTGGCCGACTGCAAGGCTACGAG GGGAAGCTGACCAGTCAGGGAAAACTGTTGCAGCAGGACACCTTCTTTGTGACCGAGCAGGACTCGGGTGTCCTCTCCCGGAGCAAGGAACGCCGAGTCTTTCTGTTCGAGCAGATCGTCATCTTCAGTGAACTGCTCCGTAAGGGCTCAGCCACGCCAGGCTACCAGTTCAAGAAGAGTATCAAG GTGAGTTACTTGAGCATGGACTCGAACGTGGATAACGACCCCTGTAAGTTTGTCCTGTACTGCCGTGGGTCGTCGTCAGAACGATTCACCCTTCAGGCTGCCAATCAGGACATCAAGCAGGTCTGGGTCCACCACATCAATGAGGTGCTGGAAGCCCAGAGCAACTTCCTCTCAG CCCTTCAGTCACCAATCGAATATCAGAAGAAGGAGACTTCTCTGACCCGAAACCCATCCACCAGTGGGCGACCCTCCCAGTCCAACAGCAGACCCCAGTCCTCTTCCTCCATGGGGGCGGAGAAGCCCCCAATCTCTGGCCGCGCCTCCACGCCTCTCAAGCTATCTACCTCAAACGGCAGCCCCTGCTACGATCCCCACAAGCACGGCGAGCGTTACGAGTCTTTTGGG CACGACACAGCTGGATGTAATGGGATGTCCTCTAGCATGCTTGTGACCCAGGACTATATCGCACTGAAGGAGAACGAGATCTGCGTCACCCAGGGAGAGAAGGTTCAGATCCTGGCCTCCAACCAGCAGAACATGTTCCTGGTATTCCGGCCAGCTCACAGCCATTCCCCTGCAGCAGAGGGCTGGGTCCCAGGCCACGTCCTGGGCCCGCTCACTAAGCCACTCATCGACAGTGCTGAGGCAAATGTGAAGTAA
- the LOC118223676 gene encoding kalirin-like isoform X5: MKRGSKCCSCRSCLGWIWAKCCRCCCNVTENYSVSGPEVKSESVTNLQSQASVSSVQTSSPGPKRSGNTLKKWLTSPVRRLSHGKADSSVKKIPTKHKKRDGRKSVDLGPPRFSDSDIPPQDESADEQRSRKEGTLSKSSSGMQSGGEEEPEDESHPPLPPPMEIIKDPSSQEEKTLEPRSYGNFSPVNPADPRDPEQEQKAKALRGRMFVLNELIQTEKDYVKDLGVVVEGFMKRIEVKGVPEDMKGKDKIVFGNIHQISDWHREFFLGELEKCLEDHDRLAELFIKHERRLHMYVVYCQNKPRSEYIVAEYDAYFEEVQQEINSRLTISDYLIKPIQRITKYQLLLKDFLKYSSKAGMDCQDIEKAVDLMFLVPKRCNDMMNLGRLQGYEGKLTSQGKLLQQDTFFVTEQDSGVLSRSKERRVFLFEQIVIFSELLRKGSATPGYQFKKSIKVSYLSMDSNVDNDPCKFVLYCRGSSSERFTLQAANQDIKQVWVHHINEVLEAQSNFLSALQSPIEYQKKETSLTRNPSTSGRPSQSNSRPQSSSSMGAEKPPISGRASTPLKLSTSNGSPCYDPHKHGERYESFGHDTAGCNGMSSSMLVTQDYIALKENEICVTQGEKVQILASNQQNMFLVFRPAHSHSPAAEGWVPGHVLGPLTKPLIDSAEANVK; this comes from the exons ATGAAACGAGGGAGCAAGTGCTGTTCCTGCCGTTCATGTCTTGGTTGGATCTGGGCAAAATGTTGCCGTTGCTGCTGTAATGTGACAG aaaATTATTCGGTGAGTGGCCCAGAGGTGAAGAGCGAGTCTGTGACCAACCTGCAGTCCCAGGCCTCGGTGAGCTCCGTGCAGACCAGCTCCCCGGGCCCCAAGCGCTCCGGCAACACGCTGAAGAAGTGGCTGACCAGCCCGGTGCGCCGGCTCAGCCACGGCAAGGCCGACAGCAGCGTGAAGAAGATCCCCACCAAGCATAAAAAAAGGGATGGCCGCAAGAGTGTCGACCTGGGACCGCCCCGATTCAGCGACAGCGACATTCCACCGCAGGACGAGAGTGCAGATGAG cagaggAGCAGGAAAGAGGGCACTCTGTCCAAGTCGTCCTCTGGTATGcagagcggaggagaggaggagccaGAGGACGAGTCGCAcccgcccctcccgcccccgATGGAGATCATCAAAGACCCCTCGTCCCAGGAGGAGAAG ACGCTGGAGCCCAGATCTTATGGAAATTTCAGCCCAGTAAACCCAGCAGACCCCAGGGACCCTGAGCAGGAGCAGAAGGCCAAGGCACTGCGTGGCCGCAT GTTTGTGCTCAATGAGCTGATTCAGACAGAGAAGGACTACGTAAAGGACTTGGGTGTTGTGGTGGAG GGGTTTATGAAGAGAATAGAAGTGAAAGGTGTCCCTGAAGATATGAAGGGAAAAGATAAGATTGTTTTCGGGAACATCCATCAAATCTCCGACTGGCACAGAGA gtttttccTGGGAGAACTGGAGAAATGTCTGGAAGACCACGATCGGCTTGCAGAGCTATTCATAAAACAT GAGAGAAGATTGCACATGTACGTGGTTTACTGCCAGAACAAACCCAGGTCGGAGTACATTGTCGCTGAATATGATGCATACTTTGag GAGGTCCAGCAGGAAATAAATTCCAGACTGACTATTAGTGACTATCTCATAAAGCCCATACAGAGGATAACTAAGTATCAGCTGCTTCTCAAG GACTTCTTGAAGTACAGTTCAAAGGCAGGCATGGACTGTCAGGACATTGAG aaaGCTGTCGATTTAATGTTCTTGGTCCCAAAACGCTGCAACGACATGATGAACCTTGGCCGACTGCAAGGCTACGAG GGGAAGCTGACCAGTCAGGGAAAACTGTTGCAGCAGGACACCTTCTTTGTGACCGAGCAGGACTCGGGTGTCCTCTCCCGGAGCAAGGAACGCCGAGTCTTTCTGTTCGAGCAGATCGTCATCTTCAGTGAACTGCTCCGTAAGGGCTCAGCCACGCCAGGCTACCAGTTCAAGAAGAGTATCAAG GTGAGTTACTTGAGCATGGACTCGAACGTGGATAACGACCCCTGTAAGTTTGTCCTGTACTGCCGTGGGTCGTCGTCAGAACGATTCACCCTTCAGGCTGCCAATCAGGACATCAAGCAGGTCTGGGTCCACCACATCAATGAGGTGCTGGAAGCCCAGAGCAACTTCCTCTCAG CCCTTCAGTCACCAATCGAATATCAGAAGAAGGAGACTTCTCTGACCCGAAACCCATCCACCAGTGGGCGACCCTCCCAGTCCAACAGCAGACCCCAGTCCTCTTCCTCCATGGGGGCGGAGAAGCCCCCAATCTCTGGCCGCGCCTCCACGCCTCTCAAGCTATCTACCTCAAACGGCAGCCCCTGCTACGATCCCCACAAGCACGGCGAGCGTTACGAGTCTTTTGGG CACGACACAGCTGGATGTAATGGGATGTCCTCTAGCATGCTTGTGACCCAGGACTATATCGCACTGAAGGAGAACGAGATCTGCGTCACCCAGGGAGAGAAGGTTCAGATCCTGGCCTCCAACCAGCAGAACATGTTCCTGGTATTCCGGCCAGCTCACAGCCATTCCCCTGCAGCAGAGGGCTGGGTCCCAGGCCACGTCCTGGGCCCGCTCACTAAGCCACTCATCGACAGTGCTGAGGCAAATGTGAAGTAA